A region of Channa argus isolate prfri chromosome 8, Channa argus male v1.0, whole genome shotgun sequence DNA encodes the following proteins:
- the rnf220b gene encoding E3 ubiquitin-protein ligase RNF220 isoform X1, which yields MDLHRPFKMDSPPYLPAPLASPALMVLASTAEAGRDASVPCQAPRPFGVPASVEKDLHLPFPSASYTFTSMYQRQGPMSGTFSSRDFPASLLHLHPQFTPPNLDCSTLGMLNHSGVGAFRPFSCPQEERESGGYQSAFTPAKRLKSFPEVEGKEFDFGSLAGSLKAGEDSGRKLFSMPGLLSDAEASSSPEERKEHSRVKGLYDAQAPMCPVCHAILRPGELQDHMEQELAKLTHLQISTTPVQNDHLVRTPKSLILPLHIKHEGGSPTSPPRPAEDTHSDRYQTFLRVRANRHTRLNVDDRCWCRCYVKSAPLRPHSAGAHLDCTQAVRIGKLKRRKPEEGQDGSADLVPLEDEWNERRRIQMTSIVGGFKGAMLVSTTSRECRDSDADLDVDGDDTLEYGRAQYSETDVIPCSGESSKEITVNTNSRVNLDFSKWSNDGSPSTSSGEKVDGSIAALPKTCKNTEIEMLSEDSTLTTLDALKARIRDLEKQLSKGDRFKCLICMDTYTTPLTSIQCWHVHCEECWLRTLGAKKLCPQCNTITSPGDLRRVYL from the exons ATGGACCTCCACCGCCCTTTCAAGATGGACAGTCCCCCCTACTTGCCAGCTCCCCTGGCCTCCCCTGCTCTGATGGTCCTTGCCTCCACTGCCGAGGCGGGCCGAGATGCTTCTGTCCCCTGCCAGGCACCCAGGCCATTCGGTGTTCCTGCCTCTGTGGAGAAGGACCTCCACCTCCCTTTCCCCTCTGCCTCCTACACCTTCACCTCTATGTATCAGCGCCAAGGCCCCATGTCAGGCACCTTTTCGTCTCGTGACTTTCCAGCTTCTTTGCTCCACCTGCATCCCCAGTTTACCCCACCCAACCTGGACTGCTCCACCCTGGGCATGCTCAACCATAGCGGGGTGGGCGCCTTCAGACCTTTCTCTTGCCCACAAGAGGAGAGGGAGTCCGGAGGCTACCAATCAGCTTTCACCCCTGCCAAGAGGCTGAAAAGTTTCCCGGAGGTTGAGGGGAAAGAGTTCGACTTCGGCTCCCTGGCAGGCTCCCTCAAAGCTGGAGAGGACTCAGGGAGGAAGCTGTTCTCCATGCCCGGATTGCTGTCTGATGCAGAAGCTTCATCGAGTCCAGAAGAGCGCAAAGAGCACA GTAGGGTGAAGGGTCTCTATGATGCTCAGGCCCCAATGTGTCCAGTCTGCCATGCCATTCTGCGCCCGGGAGAGCTGCAAGATCATATGGAGCAGGAGTTAGCCAAACTTACCCATCTACAAATCAG TACCACTCCAGTGCAGAATGACCACCTCGTAAGGACCCCAAAG TCTCTCATTCTGCCTCTGCATATAAAGCACGAAGGAGGTTCCCCCACCTCTCCCCCCCGACCGGCCGAGGACACCCACTCTGATCGGTACCAG ACGTTTCTCCGTGTGCGAGCCAACAGACACACAAGACTAAATG TCGATGACCGCTGCTGGTGCAGGTGCTACGTCAAATCTGCCCCCTTACGCCCCCACAGCGCAGGAGCCCACCTAGACTGCACACAAGCTG TCAGGATTGGAAAGCTGAAGAGGAGAAAACCAGAGGAGGGACAg GACGGCTCAGCAGACTTGGTGCCACTGGAAGACGAGTGGAATGAGAGGAGAAGGATACAGATGACGTCTATCGTTGGAGGCTTTAAAG GTGCGATGCTGGTCAGCACAACTTCTAGGGAGTGTCGAGACAGCGATGCCGACCTGGACGTGGATGGAGATGACACTCTGGAGTACGGCAGAGCGCA ataCTCTGAGACAGATGTTATCCCCTGTTCAGGAGAAAGCTCTAAAGAGATAACAGTGAA CACCAACTCTAGAGTAAACCTGGACTTTTCTAAATGGTCAAATGATG GGAGTCCGTCTACCAGCAGTGGAGAGAAAGTAGACGGCAGCATAGCTGCACTCCCCAAAACCTGCAAAAACACTGAGATAGAGAT GCTCTCAGAGGACTCCACGCTGACAACTCTGGATGCACTCAAAGCTCGGATACGAGATTTGGAGAAACAGTTGTCTAAAGGAGACAGATTTAAATGCCTCATCTGCATG GACACATACACAACCCCGCTCACCTCCATCCAGTGCTGGCATGTTCACTGTGAGGAGTGTTGGCTTCGGACATTG gGAGCAAAGAAGCTGTGTCCTCAGTGCAACACCATCACCTCACCTGGAGACCTGAGGCGGGTTTACCTGTGA
- the rnf220b gene encoding E3 ubiquitin-protein ligase RNF220 isoform X2, producing MDLHRPFKMDSPPYLPAPLASPALMVLASTAEAGRDASVPCQAPRPFGVPASVEKDLHLPFPSASYTFTSMYQRQGPMSGTFSSRDFPASLLHLHPQFTPPNLDCSTLGMLNHSGVGAFRPFSCPQEERESGGYQSAFTPAKRLKSFPEVEGKEFDFGSLAGSLKAGEDSGRKLFSMPGLLSDAEASSSPEERKEHSRVKGLYDAQAPMCPVCHAILRPGELQDHMEQELAKLTHLQISTTPVQNDHLVRTPKSLILPLHIKHEGGSPTSPPRPAEDTHSDRYQTFLRVRANRHTRLNVRIGKLKRRKPEEGQDGSADLVPLEDEWNERRRIQMTSIVGGFKGAMLVSTTSRECRDSDADLDVDGDDTLEYGRAQYSETDVIPCSGESSKEITVNTNSRVNLDFSKWSNDGSPSTSSGEKVDGSIAALPKTCKNTEIEMLSEDSTLTTLDALKARIRDLEKQLSKGDRFKCLICMDTYTTPLTSIQCWHVHCEECWLRTLGAKKLCPQCNTITSPGDLRRVYL from the exons ATGGACCTCCACCGCCCTTTCAAGATGGACAGTCCCCCCTACTTGCCAGCTCCCCTGGCCTCCCCTGCTCTGATGGTCCTTGCCTCCACTGCCGAGGCGGGCCGAGATGCTTCTGTCCCCTGCCAGGCACCCAGGCCATTCGGTGTTCCTGCCTCTGTGGAGAAGGACCTCCACCTCCCTTTCCCCTCTGCCTCCTACACCTTCACCTCTATGTATCAGCGCCAAGGCCCCATGTCAGGCACCTTTTCGTCTCGTGACTTTCCAGCTTCTTTGCTCCACCTGCATCCCCAGTTTACCCCACCCAACCTGGACTGCTCCACCCTGGGCATGCTCAACCATAGCGGGGTGGGCGCCTTCAGACCTTTCTCTTGCCCACAAGAGGAGAGGGAGTCCGGAGGCTACCAATCAGCTTTCACCCCTGCCAAGAGGCTGAAAAGTTTCCCGGAGGTTGAGGGGAAAGAGTTCGACTTCGGCTCCCTGGCAGGCTCCCTCAAAGCTGGAGAGGACTCAGGGAGGAAGCTGTTCTCCATGCCCGGATTGCTGTCTGATGCAGAAGCTTCATCGAGTCCAGAAGAGCGCAAAGAGCACA GTAGGGTGAAGGGTCTCTATGATGCTCAGGCCCCAATGTGTCCAGTCTGCCATGCCATTCTGCGCCCGGGAGAGCTGCAAGATCATATGGAGCAGGAGTTAGCCAAACTTACCCATCTACAAATCAG TACCACTCCAGTGCAGAATGACCACCTCGTAAGGACCCCAAAG TCTCTCATTCTGCCTCTGCATATAAAGCACGAAGGAGGTTCCCCCACCTCTCCCCCCCGACCGGCCGAGGACACCCACTCTGATCGGTACCAG ACGTTTCTCCGTGTGCGAGCCAACAGACACACAAGACTAAATG TCAGGATTGGAAAGCTGAAGAGGAGAAAACCAGAGGAGGGACAg GACGGCTCAGCAGACTTGGTGCCACTGGAAGACGAGTGGAATGAGAGGAGAAGGATACAGATGACGTCTATCGTTGGAGGCTTTAAAG GTGCGATGCTGGTCAGCACAACTTCTAGGGAGTGTCGAGACAGCGATGCCGACCTGGACGTGGATGGAGATGACACTCTGGAGTACGGCAGAGCGCA ataCTCTGAGACAGATGTTATCCCCTGTTCAGGAGAAAGCTCTAAAGAGATAACAGTGAA CACCAACTCTAGAGTAAACCTGGACTTTTCTAAATGGTCAAATGATG GGAGTCCGTCTACCAGCAGTGGAGAGAAAGTAGACGGCAGCATAGCTGCACTCCCCAAAACCTGCAAAAACACTGAGATAGAGAT GCTCTCAGAGGACTCCACGCTGACAACTCTGGATGCACTCAAAGCTCGGATACGAGATTTGGAGAAACAGTTGTCTAAAGGAGACAGATTTAAATGCCTCATCTGCATG GACACATACACAACCCCGCTCACCTCCATCCAGTGCTGGCATGTTCACTGTGAGGAGTGTTGGCTTCGGACATTG gGAGCAAAGAAGCTGTGTCCTCAGTGCAACACCATCACCTCACCTGGAGACCTGAGGCGGGTTTACCTGTGA
- the guk1b gene encoding guanylate kinase 1b codes for MSGPRPVVLSGPSGAGKSTLMKKLMKDYEDVFGFSVSHTTRDPRPGEEDGKDYHFTTREAMQEGIDNAEFIENAEFSGNMYGTSKAAIEDVRAKNLICILDVDIQGVKRIKETDLNPIYISIQPPSMEILEKRLRDRQTESEESLQKRLEAARIDMELSKEPGVFDVVIINDDVERAYEELKDILNEEIKKVQEAKS; via the exons ATGTCAGGACCGCGGCCCGTGGTGCTGAGTGGCCCCTCCGGAGCAGGGAAGAGCACACTCATGAAGAAACTAATGAAGGATTATGAAGACGTCTTTGGATTCAGCGTGTCAC ACACAACAAGAGACCCTCGGCCAGGAGAGGAAGATGGAAAAG ACTACCACTTCACAACGAGAGAGGCCATGCAAGAGGGCATCGACAATGCTGAATTCATTGAGAATGCAGAGTTTTCTGGCAATATGTATGGAACAAG TAAAGCTGCCATAGAAGACGTGCGGGCAAAGAACTTGATCTGCATCTTAGATGTGGACATCCAGGGGGTGAAAAGGATTAAAGAGACGGACCTGAACCCCATCTACATTTCCATCCAGCCTCCTTCCATGGAGATCCTG GAAAAACGTCTGAGGGACAGGCAGACTGAGTCAGAGGAGAGTTTACAAAAACGTCTTGAAGCAGCACGTATTGATATGGAGCTCA GTAAGGAGCCTGGAGTGTTTGATGTTGTTATCATCAATGATGATGTAGAAAGGGCCTATGAAGAGCTGAAAGATATCCTCAATGAA gaaattaaaaaagttcAAGAAGCCAAATCATAA